One Clupea harengus chromosome 11, Ch_v2.0.2, whole genome shotgun sequence DNA window includes the following coding sequences:
- the LOC122133294 gene encoding protein TRACHEARY ELEMENT DIFFERENTIATION-RELATED 7A-like — protein sequence MFCFPLPQSRSRGIAGVMLVLSLLEFIVSICVSAFACKATCSSNNDQVVYVSSQVPPSFPTSHPSAPPQGTQMPLLPTSVVVPPLHIFSADGCRRGKPQDLPPEYTTEVSAPPLHASEMPLFPTSVAPPFHLSSIDGLRIGQPDDPPPAYYTTQE from the exons atgttttgttttccccTGCCTCAGAGCAGGTCACGGGGGATTGCTGGAGTGATGCTGGTGTTGTCATTACTGGAGTTCATTGtctccatatgtgtgtctgcgtttgcCTGCAAAGCCACCTGCTCTTCCAACAATGAC CAGGTTGTTTACGTTTCAAGCCAGGTGCCCCCCTCTTTTCCCACCTCCCACCCGTCAGCACCTCCACAGGGTACACAG ATGCCTTTGCTCCCAACCAGTGTGGTAGTTCCTCCTCTTCATATCTTCAGTGCTGATGGTTGCAGAAGAGGCAAACCTCAAGATCTGCCCCCAGAATACACCACAGAAGTGTCTGCACCTCCACTCCACGCCTCTGAG ATGCCTCTTTTCCCAACCAGTGTGGCTCCACCTTTTCATCTTAGCAGCATTGATGGCCTGAGGATTGGCCAACCTGACGATCCGCCCCCAGCATACTACACTACCCAAGAATGA
- the LOC116222455 gene encoding membrane-spanning 4-domains subfamily A member 15-like, producing the protein MKMSTSVASGNGLVVVTHVYREQDALRGDAPPRVVFPPVSSVLHNGALRGAPPQDGAVVALFHLLETFVRRQKTTLGTVQILIGVVVFLFGIVTTVDATAVMSTMSGIMFWGSLIHVIAGFLTVAAEKKHSQSWDRALLIMNIFSSVTAAVAVLLYCLDQSADVYWRTRSRVHGISGVMLVLSLLEFTVSAAVSVFTYKVIFPSTPEIMAYNISTQEAQYEPPPYVAATTVDTSETKFFPPAVVPPHPSSGDKSEDLPSTA; encoded by the exons ATGAAGATGTCCACCAGTGTTGCCTCTGGTAATGGCTTAGTGGTCGTTACACATGTGTACCGAGAACAAGACGCCTTGAGGGGAGATGCTCCACCACGTGTGGTGTTTCCACCAGTTTCCTCAGTGCTACACAACGGTGCCCTAAGAGGAGCTCCACCACAGGATGGCGCTGTTGTGGCACTCTTCCATTTGTTAGAAACATTTGTGAGAAGACAGAAGACCACACTGGGA ACAGTTCAGATACTGATCGGTGTGGTTGTGTTCCTGTTCGGCATTGTGACAACAGTTGATGCCACGGCCGTAATGTCAACAATGAGTGGAATCATGTTCTGGGGCTCACTAATA CATGTCATTGCTGGCTTTCTAACTGTTGCAGCTGAGAAGAAGCACAGTCAGAGTTGG GACAGGGCATTGTTGATTATGAATATCTTCAGCTCCGTAACTGCAGCAGTTGCCGTACTTCTCTATTGCTTGGACCAAAGTGCTGATGTCTACTGGCGCACTCGG AGCAGGGTCCATGGGATTTCTGGTGTTATGTTGGTTTTGTCTCTACTGGAGTTCACGGTCTCAGCTGCTGTATCAGTTTTTACTTACAAAGTCATCTTCCCCTCCACCCCTGAG ATCATGGCATACAATATTTCAACTCAAGAGGCCCAGTATGAGCCCCCACCTTATGTTGCTGCCACCACAGTGGACACCTCTGAG ACCAAGTTTTTCCCACCTGCCGTTGTTCCTCCTCATCCTAGCAGCGGTGACAAATCTGAAGATCTTCCCTCGACTGCTTAA